From one Caldithrix abyssi DSM 13497 genomic stretch:
- a CDS encoding bifunctional ADP-dependent NAD(P)H-hydrate dehydratase/NAD(P)H-hydrate epimerase, with protein sequence MKIVSVEQMRQMDQTAISEFGIPDQLLMENAGLASYEKIRDRFDLQKDKFLIVCGGGNNGGDGLVVARKLFSNEAKVQVVLLSNPSKFKGSAHLNYQIAQQMKIPTQSIENAQDFETLLPAFDVIVDAIFGTGLDREVGGKYRDIIQAINRSGKPVVSIDIPSGINGNTGQVMGIAVKADMTITFGLPKLGNLLLPGFEYNGQLFVTHISFAPKIFNNPEVQTQTNDPVELPERPTDAHKGFCGKVLFVAGAANYLGAPYFAAHAFLKAGGGLSYLATPRQIASTIAMQGPEIIFQPLQATESGSIAHENLDFLLEFSEDMEMVIVGPGASLQAETQQLIRDLLEKSPKPVLVDGDGLTAVAKDPACIKFRQAPTILTPHPGEMARLLNISIGEVQKNRVEVLRRACKELNAIIVLKGAHSLIGHPDGRVYMNLSGNPGMATAGSGDVLTGTIAAMYALLKDPLLATRIGVFLHGLAGDLAAQKMGMDGLLAGDILQHLPEALQHYRRHWREMKNQNYGKISLV encoded by the coding sequence ATGAAAATTGTAAGCGTAGAACAGATGAGACAAATGGATCAAACAGCCATAAGCGAATTCGGCATTCCGGATCAGTTGCTCATGGAAAATGCAGGTCTGGCTTCCTACGAAAAAATCAGAGACCGTTTTGATTTACAGAAAGATAAATTTTTAATTGTCTGTGGCGGGGGGAACAACGGCGGAGACGGACTGGTGGTTGCCCGCAAACTTTTTTCCAACGAGGCAAAGGTGCAGGTTGTGCTGTTGAGCAATCCGTCAAAATTTAAAGGTTCGGCCCATTTGAATTATCAGATCGCTCAGCAAATGAAAATCCCCACTCAATCCATTGAAAATGCTCAGGACTTTGAAACCCTTTTACCGGCATTTGATGTCATAGTGGATGCCATTTTCGGTACTGGCCTGGATCGTGAAGTGGGAGGCAAATACCGCGACATTATTCAGGCCATTAACCGGAGCGGAAAGCCAGTAGTTAGCATTGACATCCCTTCCGGTATTAACGGCAACACGGGCCAGGTTATGGGAATTGCCGTTAAGGCCGATATGACCATCACCTTTGGTCTGCCCAAGCTCGGCAATTTACTATTGCCGGGTTTTGAATATAACGGGCAACTGTTTGTTACCCATATTTCATTTGCGCCGAAAATCTTCAACAATCCAGAAGTGCAGACACAAACAAACGATCCGGTGGAACTTCCGGAACGCCCGACAGACGCCCATAAGGGGTTTTGCGGTAAGGTGTTGTTTGTGGCCGGCGCGGCCAATTACCTTGGCGCGCCCTATTTTGCGGCTCACGCCTTTTTAAAAGCAGGCGGAGGACTTTCCTATCTGGCAACGCCCCGTCAAATTGCCTCCACCATCGCCATGCAGGGACCGGAAATTATTTTTCAGCCCCTGCAGGCCACCGAATCGGGAAGCATTGCCCATGAGAATCTGGACTTTCTGCTGGAATTTTCCGAAGATATGGAAATGGTCATTGTGGGGCCGGGCGCCTCGCTTCAAGCTGAAACCCAACAATTGATCAGAGACCTGCTGGAAAAAAGCCCAAAGCCGGTATTAGTGGACGGCGACGGCTTAACGGCGGTGGCTAAAGATCCTGCCTGCATTAAATTCCGACAGGCCCCAACCATTTTAACCCCGCATCCTGGCGAAATGGCGCGCCTGCTAAACATCAGTATCGGCGAAGTGCAGAAAAACAGAGTGGAAGTTTTACGCCGCGCCTGTAAGGAGTTGAATGCCATAATTGTGTTAAAAGGCGCCCACTCTTTAATCGGGCACCCCGACGGACGGGTTTATATGAACCTCTCTGGAAATCCGGGCATGGCCACAGCCGGTAGCGGCGACGTTTTAACGGGAACCATCGCGGCCATGTACGCCCTTTTAAAAGATCCCTTACTGGCCACGCGCATCGGCGTCTTTTTGCATGGACTGGCCGGCGATTTAGCCGCCCAGAAGATGGGAATGGACGGTCTGTTGGCCGGCGATATTCTCCAGCATTTACCAGAGGCTTTGCAACACTATCGCCGCCACTGGCGGGAAATGAAAAATCAGAATTACGGAAAAATATCATTAGTTTAA
- a CDS encoding nucleoside hydrolase, giving the protein MRQTILSLLILLFFIQLVNGAEKQKVILDCDLGSGLDDAFAVALILASPEFEVLGLVMTHGNTHKRAQVAGRLLYECGREEIPVVVGKPTPLIVGKDTTIAPDAQQFAWAAGFDKVKPISQNAADFIIENLKRYPNEVILFTAGPLSNIGEVLKKDPGALKRAKRVVSMFGSFYMGYAVGSKPTAEWNVKADVQAARMLLDADVLPLFAGLDVTAFVKLNEQNRMRLLYRNSPLTDALCALYSLWLYESYAHVDPAMFDPVAIGLVLWPELFATRKVHVSIDRQGRTLVDETKPPNCEIAVHIQSEELIRRLMERLLKQNLRRQ; this is encoded by the coding sequence ATGAGACAAACGATCCTATCGCTGTTGATCCTTTTGTTCTTTATTCAACTGGTAAATGGCGCGGAAAAACAAAAGGTCATTCTGGATTGCGATCTGGGCAGCGGCCTTGACGATGCGTTTGCCGTGGCCCTCATCCTGGCCAGCCCGGAGTTCGAAGTCCTGGGGCTGGTAATGACGCACGGCAACACACACAAACGGGCGCAGGTGGCCGGTCGATTGCTGTATGAATGCGGCCGGGAAGAGATTCCCGTGGTCGTCGGCAAGCCCACTCCCTTAATTGTGGGCAAAGATACGACCATAGCGCCGGACGCGCAGCAGTTCGCCTGGGCTGCTGGATTTGACAAAGTGAAACCCATTTCCCAGAATGCAGCCGACTTTATCATTGAAAATCTGAAGCGATATCCCAACGAAGTTATCCTCTTCACCGCCGGTCCGCTTTCTAATATTGGCGAAGTCCTTAAAAAAGATCCCGGCGCCTTAAAACGGGCTAAACGCGTTGTCTCCATGTTCGGCTCGTTTTACATGGGCTATGCCGTGGGTTCAAAGCCCACAGCAGAGTGGAACGTTAAAGCCGATGTGCAAGCGGCCCGCATGCTGCTGGATGCCGACGTGTTACCCCTTTTTGCCGGACTGGATGTGACCGCTTTTGTAAAACTAAACGAACAAAACAGAATGCGTCTGCTTTACCGCAACTCGCCATTGACCGACGCCCTGTGCGCTTTGTACAGCCTGTGGCTTTATGAATCGTACGCCCATGTAGACCCTGCGATGTTCGATCCCGTGGCCATCGGACTGGTACTGTGGCCGGAATTGTTTGCCACCAGAAAGGTGCATGTTTCCATCGACCGCCAGGGCAGAACCCTTGTGGATGAAACAAAGCCGCCCAATTGCGAAATCGCCGTCCATATTCAAAGCGAAGAATTGATCCGCCGTCTGATGGAGCGTTTGCTTAAACAGAACTTGCGCAGGCAGTAG
- a CDS encoding IS1182 family transposase, which yields MKPKSCRKIPFKTTDQNQLTILPPSLDELIEPNHMVRFINAIIDKMDIDFLIKEYKGGGRAAYHPRMLLKVVIYAYTQKIFTSRQIAKALRENIHFMWLSGNSRPDFRTINRFRSSRLKGKIEEVFTYVVEQLLELGYIELNDLFIDGSKFQANANKYKAVWKKNVDRYQRVLQEKLKELLKKIDNENDLENRLYGNKDLGELGEDVNLSSHQIEQIVDILNERLKKEPDNKELKRAKNKIEKDYLPRQRKYEKQRKLLNGRNSYSQTDPDATFMSKKRDHHNNTDLLPSYNVQVGSENQFIVNYTINQNANDSVLLKPFMESYKRCYGRQPNRVIGDAGYGSEENYAYLESEGVEAYIKYSSYYKEQKKSYKENPFLIDNMRYDPELDRYECPAGRYLEYVGEQESVTSTGFKVKHRIYRSESCEGCALKEKCYKGQTARVVRVNVMLNDYKKQVRSRLNTEEGRKLISKRGSEIETIFGQIKHNLGIRGFLLRGLDKVKTEFGIIAVAYNLKKMFNQMKEFGLVNEMYKYSANIFFNLHRASQSQNLGLKNTILETLERFFIEIKEKIVVKYSSCLFNAKICFV from the coding sequence ATGAAGCCAAAAAGTTGTCGAAAAATCCCATTTAAAACCACCGATCAAAACCAACTTACTATTCTTCCGCCTTCATTAGATGAGCTCATAGAACCCAATCATATGGTTCGGTTTATCAATGCCATCATAGATAAGATGGATATTGATTTTTTAATTAAAGAATACAAAGGAGGCGGTCGGGCCGCGTATCATCCGCGGATGCTATTAAAAGTAGTCATTTATGCCTATACGCAGAAGATATTTACTTCGCGCCAGATAGCTAAGGCCTTAAGAGAGAATATTCATTTCATGTGGTTATCAGGGAACAGTCGTCCGGATTTTAGGACGATAAATCGTTTTCGTTCATCACGATTGAAGGGAAAAATAGAGGAAGTATTCACCTATGTAGTTGAGCAATTATTGGAGTTGGGCTATATCGAATTAAATGATCTTTTTATAGACGGGAGCAAATTTCAGGCGAATGCGAATAAATACAAGGCCGTCTGGAAGAAGAATGTAGACCGTTACCAGAGAGTACTTCAAGAGAAGCTAAAGGAATTACTAAAGAAGATAGATAACGAGAATGATTTAGAGAATCGTTTATACGGTAATAAAGATTTAGGAGAATTAGGAGAGGATGTTAATTTAAGCTCTCATCAGATTGAACAAATAGTAGATATATTGAATGAGCGGTTAAAAAAGGAACCGGACAATAAGGAATTAAAGAGAGCAAAAAATAAAATAGAGAAGGATTATTTACCGCGCCAACGTAAATATGAAAAACAACGAAAGCTTCTAAATGGTAGGAATAGCTATAGCCAGACGGACCCGGATGCTACCTTTATGAGTAAGAAGCGGGATCATCATAATAATACGGATTTGCTTCCGAGTTATAATGTTCAGGTAGGAAGTGAGAATCAATTTATAGTGAATTATACGATAAATCAGAACGCGAATGATAGCGTATTATTAAAGCCCTTTATGGAGTCATACAAGCGTTGTTATGGTAGGCAACCAAATCGAGTAATAGGCGATGCAGGCTATGGAAGTGAGGAGAATTATGCATATTTGGAATCAGAAGGTGTAGAAGCTTATATCAAATACAGTAGTTATTACAAAGAGCAAAAGAAGTCATACAAAGAGAATCCTTTTTTGATAGATAACATGCGGTATGATCCTGAATTAGATCGCTATGAATGTCCTGCCGGTCGGTATTTAGAATATGTTGGAGAACAGGAAAGTGTTACGTCGACGGGATTTAAAGTAAAGCATCGTATTTACCGTAGTGAGAGTTGTGAAGGCTGTGCATTGAAAGAGAAGTGCTACAAGGGCCAGACTGCACGTGTTGTTAGAGTAAATGTCATGCTTAATGATTATAAAAAGCAGGTTCGTTCTCGATTGAATACGGAAGAAGGAAGAAAATTAATCAGCAAACGAGGTTCGGAGATAGAAACAATTTTTGGACAAATAAAGCATAATCTTGGAATAAGGGGCTTTTTATTAAGAGGATTAGATAAAGTAAAAACAGAATTTGGTATAATAGCAGTGGCGTATAATTTAAAAAAGATGTTTAATCAGATGAAAGAGTTTGGTTTAGTTAACGAGATGTATAAATATAGCGCTAACATCTTTTTTAATTTACACCGTGCAAGCCAGAGTCAAAATTTAGGCCTAAAAAATACCATATTAGAAACGTTAGAGCGATTTTTTATAGAAATTAAGGAAAAAATAGTTGTTAAATATTCATCTTGTCTCTTCAACGCCAAAATATGTTTTGTATAA
- a CDS encoding sensor histidine kinase, with product MLKCIFAGVFKNPCFIIGGEQPELSLATGFVFSQWLIYLLLLGMFIFVGLLVLRYFNSILFYYRFIKRHLNIPNKGVMFFDAQGHLTGFNKNISDMLHMPMEKYRGRHFKIVLQTLPQLKAQLENLLLYGQEINEELTIFSNKSILKGRLIGYPVQGLRSTIGYVVEIYDLSQEILNEREDLIHRLVRKMAHDIKTPLATIKFSVETLKYIINNIEDPEVQEDLKNINHEVNRIQSITNNYSKIAQLNKLKINIIDLAELCDETLLQFHPPEQVKIVKDISDEARLITADADQLRVVFKELVENALDAVGAQGEIRISTYPASFAREKHKDAICINISDSGIGIPSAVKDKIFEPSFTTKTHGTGLGLVFVKQIVANHQGEILIDSELHKGTKFQIIIPKEIKVQQEKDISWRRNTAY from the coding sequence ATGCTAAAATGCATTTTTGCCGGAGTATTCAAAAATCCGTGCTTTATCATTGGCGGGGAACAACCAGAGTTATCGCTGGCTACGGGATTTGTATTTTCGCAATGGCTCATTTATTTATTATTATTAGGAATGTTCATTTTTGTAGGACTCCTCGTTTTACGTTACTTTAACTCCATTCTCTTTTATTACCGATTTATAAAAAGGCATCTTAATATACCCAATAAGGGCGTGATGTTTTTTGATGCGCAGGGGCATTTAACAGGTTTTAATAAAAATATATCCGACATGCTTCACATGCCCATGGAAAAATACCGGGGCAGGCATTTTAAGATTGTTTTACAGACTCTGCCGCAGTTAAAAGCGCAATTAGAAAATTTATTACTCTACGGGCAGGAGATTAATGAAGAACTGACCATATTTAGTAATAAATCGATTCTGAAGGGACGGCTGATAGGCTATCCTGTTCAGGGATTGCGTTCCACCATTGGTTACGTGGTCGAAATTTATGACCTTTCACAGGAAATATTGAACGAGCGAGAAGACCTTATTCATCGTCTGGTGCGCAAAATGGCGCATGATATTAAAACCCCACTGGCTACCATCAAGTTTTCGGTTGAGACGTTAAAATACATTATCAACAATATTGAAGATCCGGAAGTGCAGGAAGACCTGAAAAATATTAATCATGAAGTGAATCGAATTCAATCCATCACCAATAATTATTCAAAGATCGCGCAGTTAAATAAACTGAAAATTAATATTATCGATCTGGCAGAGTTGTGCGATGAAACGCTTTTGCAGTTTCATCCGCCAGAGCAGGTAAAAATTGTAAAAGATATTTCAGATGAAGCCAGGCTTATTACGGCCGACGCCGATCAGTTAAGAGTGGTGTTTAAAGAACTGGTTGAAAACGCGCTGGATGCTGTCGGGGCCCAGGGCGAAATTCGCATCAGCACCTATCCCGCATCATTTGCCCGCGAGAAGCATAAAGATGCTATTTGTATTAATATTTCCGATAGCGGAATCGGTATCCCTTCGGCGGTAAAAGACAAAATTTTTGAACCCAGCTTTACCACCAAAACACATGGAACCGGCCTGGGGCTGGTGTTCGTAAAACAAATTGTGGCCAATCATCAGGGTGAGATTCTCATTGATTCCGAACTGCATAAGGGGACAAAATTTCAGATCATCATTCCCAAAGAGATTAAGGTGCAACAAGAAAAGGACATTTCATGGAGAAGAAACACCGCTTATTAG
- a CDS encoding methyltransferase domain-containing protein has protein sequence MTFNKDYWSAFYLQEKPPWDMRRVSPPLKAYFDQLPRKDLMILIPGAGNAWEAEYLWQQGFKNVFVVDISPLPLQNFKSRVPDFPDEQLLNVDFFELKGQYDLIVEQVFFCALHPSQRTAYAQKMHELLKPGGKLAGVLYDFPLDAENPDPPFGGSLEEYLTYFKPLFQIKTFERCYNSHPRRQGRELFMILIKA, from the coding sequence ATGACATTTAACAAAGACTACTGGAGCGCATTTTACCTTCAGGAAAAACCACCGTGGGATATGCGGCGCGTTTCGCCGCCGTTAAAGGCCTATTTCGACCAACTACCTCGCAAAGACCTGATGATTTTAATCCCCGGAGCCGGCAACGCGTGGGAAGCCGAATACTTGTGGCAGCAGGGCTTTAAAAATGTTTTTGTGGTGGATATTTCTCCTCTACCGCTGCAAAATTTTAAGTCGCGCGTTCCGGACTTTCCGGATGAGCAGCTTTTAAATGTCGATTTTTTCGAGCTAAAAGGTCAGTACGATTTGATTGTGGAACAGGTGTTTTTTTGCGCTTTACATCCCTCCCAACGCACGGCCTACGCTCAAAAGATGCATGAACTGTTAAAACCAGGCGGAAAACTGGCGGGCGTTTTGTACGATTTCCCGTTGGATGCAGAAAATCCCGATCCGCCATTCGGCGGCTCTCTGGAAGAATATTTAACCTATTTCAAACCGCTATTTCAGATTAAAACGTTTGAACGCTGCTACAACTCCCACCCGCGTCGCCAGGGACGGGAACTGTTTATGATTTTGATTAAAGCGTAG
- a CDS encoding sigma-54-dependent transcriptional regulator, giving the protein MEKKHRLLAVDDDIDFLKALKKLLTKFEFDVEVAIDPFKAVEQIKNNSYDCILLDMKMPGLDGIQLMDKIMEEDPLVPVIFISGQSNIPLAVHAMKKGAYDFIEKPIEPERLIMMLKHAIERNAWSKERDMLLTAIDEKYQMIGESPVMKEVFKKIKIFSTADAKVLITGETGTGKELVANILHYNSPRAGKPFIKINCAAIPNELLESELFGHVKGAFTGAVETKKGKFHLAQDGTLFLDEIGDMDIYLQAKLLKILDTGEFSMLGDNKTYKANCRIISATNQNLEELIAEKKFREDLYHRLNVLHIHIPPLRERREDIPHIARFLLSKATDQYNKKILDFSDTAIELLKQFDWPGNVRQLKNVVEKLVIFSSGPIIEEKQIENIFNEPLFLK; this is encoded by the coding sequence ATGGAGAAGAAACACCGCTTATTAGCCGTGGACGACGACATAGATTTTTTAAAGGCTCTAAAAAAATTGCTCACCAAATTTGAGTTTGACGTAGAGGTGGCCATCGATCCTTTTAAAGCAGTGGAGCAAATTAAAAATAATTCTTACGACTGCATTTTGCTTGACATGAAAATGCCGGGTCTGGATGGCATTCAGTTGATGGATAAGATCATGGAAGAGGACCCGCTGGTTCCCGTGATTTTTATTTCTGGTCAAAGTAACATCCCTCTGGCTGTCCACGCCATGAAAAAAGGCGCTTACGATTTTATCGAAAAACCGATTGAGCCCGAGCGTTTGATCATGATGCTGAAGCACGCCATCGAGCGCAATGCGTGGTCTAAGGAACGCGACATGCTTTTAACGGCCATTGACGAAAAATACCAGATGATCGGCGAAAGCCCCGTGATGAAAGAGGTTTTTAAAAAAATCAAGATTTTTTCCACCGCTGATGCAAAAGTGTTGATTACCGGAGAAACGGGCACCGGTAAAGAACTGGTGGCCAACATCTTGCATTACAACAGTCCCCGTGCCGGCAAACCATTCATAAAAATCAACTGCGCCGCCATTCCCAATGAATTGCTGGAAAGCGAATTGTTCGGTCATGTTAAGGGGGCCTTTACCGGCGCGGTGGAAACTAAAAAAGGTAAATTTCATCTGGCACAGGATGGCACGCTGTTTTTAGATGAAATCGGCGATATGGATATTTACCTGCAGGCCAAACTTCTCAAAATTCTTGATACTGGCGAGTTTAGCATGTTGGGCGACAATAAAACCTACAAGGCGAACTGCCGAATTATTAGCGCCACCAATCAAAATTTAGAAGAATTGATTGCTGAAAAGAAGTTTCGCGAGGATCTTTATCACCGCTTGAATGTATTACACATCCACATCCCGCCATTGCGCGAACGCCGAGAAGACATTCCGCATATTGCCCGCTTTTTGTTGAGCAAGGCAACCGATCAGTACAATAAAAAAATTCTGGATTTTTCTGATACGGCCATTGAGCTCCTTAAACAGTTCGATTGGCCGGGAAATGTGCGGCAATTGAAAAATGTGGTAGAAAAATTGGTGATCTTTTCTTCGGGCCCCATTATTGAGGAAAAACAAATCGAAAACATCTTTAATGAACCCCTGTTTTTAAAATAG
- a CDS encoding ATP-binding protein, with product MTFKVKNIRTRLTLWYVAVFTLILVVYAVLSLSLVYWSMRQDLDNELEEDYEILENIISVEKDGAISVNENVDPYFRERWIEIWDAIGKKLYESRPFTAKILPPVPDRIKKADRFTFYSQALPDGGHARFLFGKANINGRWLFVRLVKSEDQLWDDLADTARVFLLALPFSLFLAGFGGFLLTRKMLNPIDRMTEKARRISEENLQERLPVINADDELGHLACTFNQMLERIEKSFARLKQFTADAAHELRTPLTAIQSIGEVSLQENKDAAYYRNVIGSMLEENHRLTQLVDSLLFLSRADCERIKVSKEPFSLFSFIEKTVELIQPLAEEKNQTILLEGDRRLNLTADKNLLREALLNILDNAIKYSGGGTTIRVRFERIRHVTQISVTDQGPGIPVDQQEKIFERFYRVDKARSREIGGIGLGLAIARWTVRAQGGNIRVISQPEAGSTFIIELPGES from the coding sequence ATGACCTTCAAAGTGAAAAATATCCGCACGCGTTTAACGCTGTGGTATGTGGCCGTTTTTACGCTGATCCTTGTGGTTTACGCCGTCTTATCTCTTTCGCTGGTTTACTGGAGCATGCGCCAGGACCTGGATAATGAATTGGAAGAAGATTACGAGATCCTGGAAAATATCATCTCCGTCGAAAAGGACGGCGCCATTTCCGTTAACGAGAATGTGGACCCCTATTTTCGGGAACGGTGGATTGAAATATGGGACGCCATCGGTAAAAAGCTGTACGAAAGCCGCCCCTTTACGGCAAAAATTTTACCGCCCGTTCCGGACAGAATAAAAAAGGCAGACCGCTTTACCTTTTACTCGCAAGCCCTGCCCGACGGCGGACACGCTCGCTTTTTATTTGGCAAAGCCAATATTAACGGACGCTGGCTGTTCGTTCGCCTGGTAAAATCAGAAGACCAATTGTGGGATGACCTGGCCGACACGGCACGCGTCTTTCTGCTCGCTCTGCCCTTTTCGCTCTTTTTGGCGGGATTTGGCGGCTTTTTATTGACCAGGAAAATGTTGAACCCCATTGACCGCATGACAGAAAAAGCGCGGCGCATCAGCGAAGAAAATCTACAGGAACGGCTGCCCGTCATCAACGCAGATGACGAATTGGGACATCTGGCTTGCACCTTTAACCAGATGCTGGAACGAATCGAAAAATCCTTTGCCCGTCTAAAACAGTTCACCGCTGACGCCGCTCATGAACTGCGCACACCTTTAACCGCCATCCAGAGCATTGGCGAGGTCAGTTTGCAGGAAAACAAAGACGCGGCCTACTATCGAAACGTAATCGGCAGCATGCTGGAAGAAAACCACCGCCTAACGCAGCTGGTGGACAGCCTGCTGTTTCTTTCCCGGGCAGACTGCGAACGCATTAAAGTTAGTAAAGAGCCCTTTTCTCTGTTCTCGTTCATCGAAAAAACCGTTGAATTGATTCAGCCCCTGGCCGAGGAGAAAAATCAGACCATTTTACTGGAAGGCGACCGCAGGCTAAATTTAACCGCCGACAAAAATTTACTGCGCGAAGCCCTGCTCAATATTCTGGACAACGCCATTAAATATTCCGGCGGCGGAACGACCATTCGCGTACGCTTTGAGCGCATCCGCCATGTAACGCAGATCAGCGTAACCGATCAGGGGCCGGGCATTCCAGTCGATCAACAGGAAAAAATTTTCGAACGTTTTTATCGTGTGGATAAAGCCCGTTCGCGCGAGATCGGTGGCATCGGACTGGGGCTGGCCATCGCCCGCTGGACGGTGCGCGCACAGGGCGGAAACATCCGCGTTATTAGTCAGCCAGAGGCGGGAAGCACATTTATCATTGAACTGCCCGGTGAAAGTTAG
- a CDS encoding response regulator — protein MRILVIEDERKVASALEEGLTNAGYQVDVACSGEDGFYLLSTRRYDLLLLDLMLPGRDGLEILKTIRRKGMQFPILILTARDTVEDRVNGLDSGADDYLVKPFAFAELLARIRVLLRRGRSESSLRLVLADLEMDLVTRKVLRGKSEINLTVREFDLLEYLLRHQGQIVSREMLARDVWQQTNRATPIDNLIDVHIARLRRKIDDPFPVKLIHTIRGVGFMMNEGAP, from the coding sequence ATGCGCATTTTAGTCATCGAAGACGAACGCAAAGTGGCCAGCGCCCTTGAAGAAGGCCTGACCAACGCCGGCTATCAGGTCGATGTGGCCTGCAGCGGAGAAGACGGCTTTTATCTGCTCAGCACGCGCCGCTACGACTTACTGCTGCTGGATTTGATGCTGCCCGGCCGCGACGGCCTGGAAATCCTCAAAACCATCCGCCGCAAGGGCATGCAGTTCCCCATCCTCATCTTAACCGCCCGCGATACCGTAGAAGACCGCGTAAACGGACTGGACAGCGGCGCCGACGATTATCTGGTTAAGCCCTTCGCCTTTGCCGAACTGCTGGCCCGCATTCGCGTCCTCCTGCGCCGCGGACGCAGCGAAAGCTCTCTGCGGCTGGTACTTGCCGATCTGGAAATGGATCTGGTCACGCGGAAAGTATTGCGCGGCAAAAGCGAAATTAACCTCACCGTGCGCGAATTCGATCTGCTGGAATACCTGCTGCGCCATCAGGGACAAATCGTCTCGCGCGAAATGCTGGCTCGCGATGTCTGGCAGCAAACCAATCGCGCCACCCCTATCGACAACCTGATCGACGTGCATATCGCCCGCCTGCGCCGTAAAATAGACGATCCCTTCCCCGTTAAATTGATCCATACCATCCGCGGCGTGGGCTTTATGATGAACGAGGGGGCGCCCTGA
- a CDS encoding family 16 glycoside hydrolase, which produces MHILSLTSMALFLVTLASGFSGALLSQTPSGKTILFHFDDLKTGSIPQGWKVEATNQRGALATWQVVEDSTAPSGNQVLALTSVNHSFGGTFNLCWTDRLTFLNGTISVYFKANSGIEDQGGGVIWRAKDRDNYYISRYNPLENNFRIYYVKDGARRMLASARIHLPAHQWQQLKIVMQGERITGYLNGKKLLEVKDATFTDAGGVGLWTKADAATAFDDFKVVIQP; this is translated from the coding sequence ATGCATATTTTATCTTTAACCTCCATGGCTCTGTTTTTAGTGACGTTGGCGTCCGGCTTCTCTGGCGCCTTGCTGTCACAAACGCCATCCGGCAAAACCATTCTCTTTCATTTTGATGATTTAAAAACCGGCAGCATTCCGCAGGGCTGGAAGGTGGAAGCCACCAATCAGAGAGGAGCGTTAGCCACCTGGCAGGTGGTTGAAGACAGCACGGCGCCGTCCGGCAACCAGGTTCTGGCCCTGACCAGCGTCAACCACTCCTTTGGCGGAACATTTAATCTGTGCTGGACCGATCGTCTCACTTTTTTAAACGGTACGATCTCCGTTTATTTTAAAGCCAATTCCGGCATCGAGGACCAGGGCGGCGGGGTCATCTGGCGCGCGAAAGACAGAGACAATTACTACATTTCACGCTATAATCCCCTGGAAAATAATTTTCGCATCTACTACGTCAAAGATGGCGCCAGACGCATGCTGGCCAGCGCCCGCATTCATCTGCCGGCTCACCAATGGCAGCAGTTAAAAATCGTCATGCAGGGCGAGCGGATTACCGGTTACTTGAACGGCAAAAAGCTGCTGGAGGTCAAGGACGCCACCTTTACCGATGCGGGCGGCGTCGGATTGTGGACCAAGGCAGACGCCGCCACCGCGTTTGATGATTTTAAAGTAGTTATTCAACCGTAA
- a CDS encoding DUF2007 domain-containing protein, with amino-acid sequence MERLKFLKNFPNRPFAEQAREILESNNIGCVLKSPDVGILGGASSSTLNGVDLYVDQDDFEKARTLIDALYDGI; translated from the coding sequence ATGGAACGATTAAAATTTTTAAAAAACTTTCCCAATCGCCCCTTTGCAGAACAGGCGCGCGAAATATTGGAAAGTAATAATATTGGATGCGTCTTAAAAAGCCCGGATGTGGGCATTCTGGGCGGCGCTTCATCTTCCACCCTGAATGGCGTGGATTTGTACGTAGATCAGGATGATTTTGAAAAAGCGCGCACATTGATAGACGCTCTGTACGATGGGATTTAA